GAAAAGAACTGCAGGTTGAACAGATTGCGCAGCCCGGACGTTACTTTGGCTTTGGAAAAAATATCACCGGTTTCAATCGGCAACTCGCGGCGGATAACGTGCTCCTTCGTCTTTGTGTTTCCCTTGATGATGATATTTTCAATATGACTGCGCGGCCGCTCGATAATGACAAAACGGACGGAAATCTGCTTTGCGTCGGCATCTTTGCTCATTTCGGGATTGAAATAATTGGACGTATACCCGTTTTCGTAGTACAAATCGGTAACGGCGTACATACCTTCCTGAAATTTCGTCTGATTGAACACCGCACCGTCCTGCAGTTTTACAAGCGCGCGGAGCGTTTCAGAAGAAAAAATGACGTTTCCGGTAAACGTAACGCCGCCGAACGTATACTGCGTTCCTTCCTGAATGACGAAACGGATATCGAGTTCGTCGCTGTTGTTCTCTTCGTTATACGTCGTCGTCCTGACGACGTCGAGAATAGCGGCGTCCGCATATCCGCGGTTGTTGTAATACGTCAGAATGGCGTTTTTGTCAATCTCGAGCTGGCTTTCCTGAAAAGCGCCCTTGTTGAACAGGCCGGCTTCCTTCATGCCCAGCAGACCTTTCAGCGTTTTTGCCGCGACCACTTGGTTCCCCATAAAGGAAATACTTTTGACGACGGTGGAACGGCCTTCGTTTACGTTGAAAACGATTTCCACGCCCGAATCGGTCTCGTTCGCTTCGGAAGAAACCCGTATGTTCGTGTATCCTTTTTTAAGATAGACGTCGCGTACGGCCCGTTCGTCGAGCAGCACTTTGCTCGACACGTAAATGTCTTTTTCCTTGACGGACACCGCCTCTTTCAATTCCGAAGAACGCACCTGCTTATTGCCGGAAAAAGATATTTTACTGATAAACGGCCGTTCGGTAACGGTAAATTTGATAACGACCGTATCGCCTTTGGCGTCGCCGGGCAGCGCGACCGGTGAAATGTCTTCAAACAGGTCGAGCGCGTATACTTTATTCAGCAAATCGCCGTACAGCGCGTCGGTAAAACCCTTTCCGATAAACGGAGTCGTTACTCCGGAAAGTTCGAGGTTCGTCACGTGCGTCAAACCTTCAAAATCTATTGAACGGATTTTTTTATTGTAATACCAGGCGTCCGTCGTCTGGGCGGACAGCCCGGCGGAAATCAGCACTGAAACGATAAAACCCAATAACGCGATTCGGGAACGGCGGTTATTACGCATACATACTCCTACCTAAAAAACGAACTTCCACGACAAACTGATCGACGTTGCCGGTACCCACAAATGCTGCGTCGTACCGATTTCCGGCGCGATGCTCCACCGTATCGTTGCAAACGGAGAATCCATTTCCAAACCGATTTCAGGCTGGAACACCAATCCGGAGGTCGTATTGCCGCCAGAGGTCCTCGATTCGTCGTACGTAAAATGAAGCAGCGCATCGGCATAAATCGAACTGCCGAAATATTTACCTATATAAACAGTCGTATTGTCGAATAAGTTACCGATCGTTTGAACTTTTCCGTCGGAACCGACATTCAACCATTGTTTTAAAATTTTCTGCACGCCCATCGTACGTATAGAAAATATATCAAAATTCAGCAAATCACGCAATGCGTTTTCAACCTTGCTGAGCGCAAATATCTGAAAACCGTAATCGACGCCGGTAAGCAGCGCGTCCCAGCCGCTGCGGATGTCGCCGGTAAACGCCTGGCCGAGCATCGACATCAGTTCCAATTCGGATTTGGGCGGAGACGACGAATACGTCGGATTGAATTCGCTGAGCCGCTGATTTTCCGCACTCAAAATGATGCGGACGGGTTCGCCTTCCGCGTCCCGTTCGCGAATCTCCGCACGGACGGTAAGCCGCGGATCAAACGAACCGTTCATTTCGTTAAACACGATGCGGCCTTCGCGCAGATAGAAATTCCTGCTCAAATAGAGAATTTCACCGCCGCGCAGCACGACGTCTCCCTTGAACACGAAATCGGACGCAGCCGAATCGTATTGGAACAGCAGATCCGTATTCGGTTCCACCAAACCGCGCAGCAGCGGACTGAACACGATTTGTACGCGCTGCCCGGTCGTAACGTTGAAATCGAGATTCACGTCGAACGTCGACGGTTCGGCGCCGCTTTTGGACGCCAGCGTGTCGGTCGAAATCGCAACTTCAACGTTATCGGCAAAAAACGAACCGGAAACCGTCGCCGAGTCGAGCGTTACGTAAATGGAAAGATCGCACGTGGACATACCGACGACGTTCACCGGCGGCGCGGAAATATTTGCCGGAATCATCACGTTCTGCGGCGTTTTGATGCCGAGCGAAAGATGATCGAGCCGCCAGCGATCGAGCACCAGACTCAAATCGAGCACGACGCTGCCGTTTTTCACTTTGAACGCAGTGTTGTCGATGCGCAGTTCGTTGTCGACGATCGCAATGCGCACGTCGGCAGCCGTTATGTGTTCCGTAACGAAATCGGGACAATTGAGATCCATGTTTTTTACTCTGAATACGCCGCTGAACTCCGGATCCGCAACAAAACCGCCGACGTGCGCGTTTCCGCTCAAAGCGCCGCCGTACAGCGTGATAAACGGAAACGAAACCAGATTCCGGAAAGAAGCCAAATCCGCGCTCATGTTCCGCAAATCGACGTCCAGATTCGTTTCCCGAATGGTGCCGGAAACCGTCCCGTGCAGCGGAAACCGGCCGTCGAGCGTCAGCAGAACGGCGCCGCCGTCGGACAGCGAACCGTTTATGCCCAAATCGCCGGACGAGTAAATGTCGAACCGTCCCGGAGAACGCAGCAGACTGAGTTTGACCGTTTCGGGCGTTTCAAAAACGGAACCGCCGAGTTCCGCTTCCAGTTCGACGGCGAAAACGTCAGGGACCCCCGCATTCAGCGCGGAAAGAATGCCGGCGCTCTTTTCCGCCGAGTCGCCGCCGGAAAGCGTTATTTTGAACGGAGCGGCCACCGTATACACGGTGGCAAGCGCGCCGTCGTAGCGCGCCGTGAGCGAACCGGCAAAAGAGGCGACATCGAAATCGGCCGCGATGTCCGAAACGTGATGCCGCCCGTACGAAACGTTCGCCGAATCGATGAAAAACGTTCCGTCGTCAAGCCGCGCGCCGCCGCTGAAAACGACGGGAACGCCGCCGACCGATACGGAAGACGTATCGACTTGCACGGAAACGAACGGATTTTCAAGCGATCCCATCGCGACGATCGTACCGCTGCACACGTCGGCCGCACTTTGCAGTTTGCGCACGCGCGCCATCGGAAATGAGGAAACCGAAATCTGACTCGAAAAATAAAAATCGGACAACACGGACGCGGCGGAAAACGGTTTATGCTCGGGATTGGACAGCGTCGCGTTCACCGAGTACGCTTCGCTGGAAAGCGGATTTGACAGTGCAATATCGAGCGAAGCCGAATCGAGTCCCGATTCGGACAAATTCCACATGATACCGCCCGATCCTTCCAAAAGGGACACGGTGTCCGAATAGCCGAGCGAATTCAGCATAAAGCCGAACCGGTTGATCTGGCCGCTCAAACTGACGTGAGGCGCAAAGCCCAAACGGTTCGTCGCTTCGGTAAGCTCGAAACGGTTCACGTCGACGGTGAACGAATCCATATACGGAAAATTGATCGCCGTATCGAGCGACACGGACAGTACCGATTTTCCCAGCGCGAGCGGCAGATTATCCATTTTCAGCGAACCGGACACGCCGCGGTTCTGAACCGAAGACCCGAACGTGAACGCCGCGTCCAATCCGTAATCGCCCGTAACGCCGATCCAGGATCCGGGAACGAACGAACCGGACAGCGAATACGGAATCGAGTTTACCGCCAAATCCGCCGTAAAGAACATATCGTAAAAATCGTCCGCTATATCCGCATCAAACGAAGCCTGCACGGACTGCCCCGCGTACAGCAAATCGAATTTTGAAACGTGCACGCTCGACTCGTTTCCGGTTACCGAAAACACCAAAAATTCCTGATCGCGCACCGTGTTCGCTATAATCGAATACGGCACGTTGTACGTTACCGTCGAAAAATCGGTCGCTACGTAAAACTCGTTCGTCAGAACGTACGGCGAAAGGAAAGCGGCGGCGGAACGCAGCGAGTCCTGCGTCTGCCGGTTCATGAAAAACGCACCGGCAGTTATCGCCGTATCAAGAAAAAAATTGCTGATACTGATACGGGACTGCACGTACGGCGTTTCTCCGCCGATAAAACTGCCGTCGAGCGTCAGAACTCCGGGCGCTTCAAAATCTGCGTGCGAATAGTCCGATACTTCAAATGAAAAATCGGCGGACTTCGTTTTCGGATCGGGAATAACGGTCAGCTGCAAAGCGGTAAAACTGCGGTCGTCCAGATACAGCTGCGGAACGAAGCACATGAAACCGCGTTCGAGCGGATCGATATACAATTCCGCGCTCACCGTTCCGCCGTTCGGCAACACGTAATGATCCAGAAACGCGGTGCCGCTCGGCTGCAGCGTGGGAATATGGAACGAACCCTCCATCGAAAATTCGGCCGACCGCGACGTTACCCGGACGGAACGGAGCGCGACGTCCGTTTTGTCTCCCGAAACTTCGTACGCAACCGTCATATCACCCGGTACGAGGCGTGCGCTCAGTCGCGTGTGTCCCGCCGCCCGATACTGAAAGGAACGGCTGTCGCCCGAATATGAAAACTCGTACAATCCCGAAATCAGGGATCCCCGTATCCGATTGACAATCGGCGGCGCGCTTTTTACGCCTATCCAGGTGAACGGATCGAAATTATCCGTTTCGACGCGGACGGCAAAATCTCCGGTATCAGGCGTAATTTCCATGTTTACAAAAAACGGCAGCGCGTTCTGCATCGAGGCCAGCTTAACCGAACCGTCTTTATACTCCGCGAACAATCCCGTTCGCGCCAAACTGTAACTGCCGCTGTTGAGCGAAAGCACTTTTATTTTGGCGGAACTGCCGTCGAGATCGGGCGTAACGGCCGCGTCGAACTGAAACGACGCGGACACCGGCCCCAGAGCGGAAGCGACTTTCGCCGGCAGCTTTGCAAGCAGCGCGGCGGAAAGCACCGCCGACGCCTTCGCGTTCACCGAAACGGACAGCAGACTGCCCTGCTGCATACTTTTGATGTCGGCGGATTTAAACACGACGCGGGCGTCAACCGACGCATCGCTGTAATGCAGAGAAATATTTTTGACTTCTATATCGAACGGAATCGACAGATTGAAGGCTCCTGATACGACCGGCGACTGCTGCGTTTCCGTTTCCGTCCGCGACGAAACGAGCGCCAGCAGTTTTTCGATGATCCGGTAATTTATCATCGCGTCGTATTCGAGGGCGATTCCGTTGACCGTCAGTTTGGTAAACGCCGTGTCGAAACGGCCGCGCAGCAGAGCTCCTATTTTATACGACAGCACCGCCCGGTCGATTTCGAGAACCGGAACACCGGTTTCCGCATCATAAAACGCTACACCTTTTATTTTGAACGCCGATAAAATAGATGGAGAAATCGAAGCATACGACAAACGCAGCCCCGTTTTTTCTTCCAGCAGACGAAGCGCGGTCGTACGGTAGTCGGTCAGCTGCCGCTCGAACGCGACGCACAGCGGACGAACCAGTATCAATGCGGTAAACAACAGCGCGATAAAGAGAACGCTCGAGATACTGATTTTGACGATCTGCGACTTCATATGTTTCTTTCTACTATAGTAAATTTTCGGAAAAAAGGGTAGGTCATCCGCATGGTATTACATAATTTTATCGTATTTGAAGGCATCGACGGCTCGGGTACCTCTACCCAAATTGCGCTGCTCAAAAACAAACTGCCGAATCCCGGCACCCTGTTCACAGCCGAACCGACGTCCCTCGCCACCGGCAGATTTCTGCGTACCCTTTTGCGCGGAGACGAACGGCTGACGCCGGGCACGATGGCGTACCTGTTCGCAGCCGATCGCTACGAACACGTGCACGCGCAGGACGGCATACTGCAAACCTGCGCGGACGGCGGAATCGTCGTCTCCGATCGTTATTTCTTTTCCAGTCTGGCATACCAGTCGGCTGAATGCGGCAGGGAGCTGCCGGCAAAGCTGAACGAATCGTTTCCCTTACCCGAATACCTGTTTTATTTTGATATCGAACCGTCCGTTTCTTTAAACCGAATTACCGGCCGCAGCGTTACCGAAATTTACGAAAAACGGGAATTTCTTGAAAAAACGGCGGCCGAATACGAGCGCATCATCGGCGAATATGAAAAAACGGCAGTCGGGACGGGCATGAAAATTACCAGACTCGACGCCTCCGAATCCGTCGCGGAAGTCTCCGAAAATATCTGGAGCATTCTGCGGAACATGCCGATATTAAATACGTGAAAAAGTTTCCGTACTTTCGCTTTCAGCAACGAACACCGCCGGCAGGTGTTTTTTCCGCACGCCGCACGCTGACCGCACGGTTTACCGCGCTTGTACTCGCGTGCTGTTTTTGCGTGCAGCCGGCGTTTCCGTACTTCGTAACCTATAAGGAACAATACTACAATCTGTTCCACGTCCATTATCAGCAATATCCCGACGACGTACTGGAAAACATTTATTGGCTTGAAAAAGCCGCGGCGGCCGATTTCTGCAATCCGCAGTACGCGCTTGCAAAAATAACCGACGAGCGCGACTGGGAAAAATACCGCTATCTGTTTATGATGCATATAAATTTGAAACTGATCGAACAGCACATGCGGCTCGGGCGCACCTGGGATAAACAAGTCGCCTATTTTTACGACGCGCCTTGGAAAGAAGAATATCTGCGCGACCTTGAAAAGGCCGAAAGCGCGTACCGCGCCGGATTGTATTACTGGAAAGAAGCTTCGGTATGGGCCGAAAAAGCCGACGCAGGCAGCTTCCGTTTTCTGTATCTTACCGACGTTCAGAATTGGGAAGACGAACGGGAGCGCATCGCAGCCGGAAAACTCGATTATGAAAAGATTCTCAACCGGGAACTGGCGCGACTCGCAAAAGTAAAAGAAACCTTCCTTGCAATGGACGACAAAACGTATTAAAATGTCCGCATGACACAAGACACATTTTCAATAACGTATACCGCCGTTCATCCGGGAACGGATAAAACCGACATAGTATTCTGCGGCGACACCGATTCGCACGCGTTCGCCGATGCGTACGCACCGGGAAAATCGGCGGAACCGCGCCTGTTCGTTACCGACGAGACGGTCGCGTCCCTGCCGCTGCTCAAGGATTTTACCGCCGCCTTCACACAGGAACCGCCGCGCGCGGGAAAGACATATCTGAGCGGAAACGACGCGCTTCTGGTACTCGGCGCGGGAGAACCGTATAAAACGATTGAAAGCGTGCTCGCCATTATCCGGGCGGCGCTTGAAAACAACCTCCAGCGGTCGAGCGTTTTTACCGGAATAGGCGGCGGCGTCGTGTGCGACATGACCGCGTTCGCCGCTTCCCTTTTCAAGCGGGGCGCCCGGCTCGAACTGGTGCCGACCACGCTGCTCGCAATGGTCGACGCGGCCGTCGGCGGCAAAACGGGCTGCGATTTTGAAGCGTACAAAAACATGATAGGAACGTTCTACCCCGCAGCCCGGCTGCGCATGTACAGCGAATTCATACCGTTACTGCCGGAAAGCGAATACCGTTCGGGACTCGCAGAAACCGTTAAAACGGGCTTGCTCTACGCGCCGAAACTGTTCGATATTCTTGAACGGCAAAAAGACGCCGTCATGAGACGGGACACGGACGTTGTCCGCCAGCTGATAAAACGGTGCGTAATTGCGAAAGCGAATATCGTTGAAAAAGATTTGACGGAAACGGGACTGCGGATGCAGCTCAACTTCGGCCATACGTTCGCTCACGCGCTCGAAACGTGCGCGGGTCTCGGAACGGTCAGCCACGGAGACGCCGTCGGCTGGGGAATGGCGCGCGCACTCGATTTGTCGCACAGACTCGGCCTGTGCAGTGCCGAATACCGCGACGAAGTCTGCGCGGTGCTCGCTTCTTACGGCTGGGAAACGGCTCCGGTACATTCGGCACTTTCCGGCTCCGGGCGGACGGCGGCGCAAACGGCTGCGGCGCTGATCGAAGCGATGAAAAAAGACAAAAAGAACACGCCGGGCGCCATCCGCTGCATTTTGCAGCGCGACATGAACAGTACCGTCGTCCAAGAAGCGGCGGAAGCCGATATTGCCGCCGTACTCGGCGCGTAGCGGTTGGAGCGAATCATGCAAAACGTATCGGGATATTTCGACTGGGCGGCGACCGCACCGGCCGATGAAGACATCATACGGGAAGCGACGGAGCTGTCCCTTACCTATTTTGCGAACCCGTCGAGCGTGCACCGCGCGGGCATTGAAGCCAAAAAAAAACTGACCGAAGCGCGCGAACGGGCGGCCGCCGTACTCGGCGTACGGCCGGACACCGTGTTTTTTACTTCCGGCGGAACCGAAGCCGACCACATTCCGCTGCTCGCGCTGCTGCAGCGGCCGTCGCCGGCGACGGTGCTGATCAGTGAAATTGAACATCCGGCGATCCGCGAACAGGCGCAGATGCTCGCACGCTGCGGCTGGAACATACGGACGGTCAAACCGGACAATCGGGGAATCGTCACGGCGCAAGCCGTCGCCGGCGCGCTCACCGACGACACGGTGCTCGTCTGCATCATGGCAGTGAACAACGAAACCGGCGCGGTGCAGCCGGTGTACCGGATCGCAGACGTCCTGGCCGCGCGGGCCGCGGAAACCGGAAAGCGCCGCGCGAAACTGCACGTCGACTGCGTGCAGGCTGCGGGCAAGATACCGTTCAACGTTTCATATAAGGGAATCGACAGCGCGGCGTTCAGCGCCCATAAAATAGGCGGCCCGCGCGGTATCGGCGCATTGTACCTCGCACAGCGCCTGGAACCGTTTCTGCGCGGAGGCGGACAGGAACAGGGCATCCGCAGCGGTACGGAAAATCTTGCCGGCGCCTGGGCACTTTCACGATGCATGGAACGGTATTATCTGTGCGAACCGGGAACTTCCGGCGCCAAACGGCCGGAAAACGCCGCCGCGCTTGAACGCTACGATGCGCAGTGCGAATATACGAGCGCGTTCGTAACGGCGCTGTCGGCAATACCCGGCTGCTCGATCGTTCCGGAATGCAGGGAACGGAAACCGGCCGGCGGTACGGAAAACGACGGCTGCTATTCGCCTTGGGTCGTACAGGCAAGCTTTAAAAACGTCCCCGGTGAGGTTATGGTGCGGGCGCTTGCGGAAAAGGATTTTTACATTTCAACGGGTTCCGCCTGTTCGGCCCGAAAAATGAGCCGCCCGATTCTTGAAGCGATGGGCGTGCCCAAGGCACAGGCAGCGAACGCCGTCAGATTTTCGTTCGGTACCCGCACGCGGCAAGCGGACATGGACGCGCTCGTCGACGCGGCAGCGGAAATCGCACGCCGTTTTGCAAAATAGAGGAACGCGCCGTAAGCGATTACGCTGCTGTCGAACGGAACCGATTTGCGGAACGCGCCGTTTTGCAAAATAGAGGAACGCGCCGATCCGCTTATTTTTTTTTGCTGAACACGCGGTAATTCATCCACGGAAACAGCGGATGTTCCTGTTCCATAGACGTGAGCCATTCGGTGCTGATGGTGTTCGCCCCCAGCGAATCGTAGACCGTCGTAAACGCGAGCACGTTTTTCTTAACTTGTTCCTGCGCGTACTCGGAAAACAACCGGTCGTGCAGCATGGAAGGCCAATCGCCCGACTGCGCCAGCAGAACTTCTTTCGCGGCAAGATTGAGCGCGCGGGCTTTCAGTCCCGTGTCGTCGGGAAACCGGTCCGCAAGATACATCATGCGTTCGCACGCTTTTCGCGAATACTGCAGAATCCAGCCGTTCGAGCTGTCGAGCATATTTTCACCGTAACCGGTTCCGGTCGCGGCCGACATGAACGGTTTCAATTTTTGTAAGTCGAACCGATTCGTAAGCAGATCCGCGTACGACCCGATGCGGACGTCCGACTGCGACGCGGCGATGCGGAACACCTGTTCAAGCCACGAAACGCCTTCAGCCCAACTTTGTCCCAAAATTTTCGCATCAAACGCGCAGACAAGGCTGACATCATGTCCCGGAAGCAGCTTTTCCGCCGCGGCGAGTTTTCCGATTTTTCCGGCAAAAAACGACTTCGCATCCGACGCGGCCTGTTTTGCCGCGGCTTCACAATCATACCAGCAGCCGCCGGCCGATTCGTTTCGGTTCCAATACGCGTATCCGGAAGAAATCCGCGTCCCGTCGGCTTCCAAAAATCCGTCCAGATCGCCGACGGACGCTTCAAACGCCACGTCGCGGTTCGGATCGCGGTACACGGGATTGTACATAAAGCCGCCGGGACCGGTCAATTCGTCTTCCGACGCATCGTCGCGCGCAAAAAGTGCGAACGAATTACCGCAGCGCACCGGAGCGAAAATTCCCTTTTCCGGCAGCGGGTCAGCGAACAGAACGCCGTGAGAGTTAAGCACCGTGTAATCGAACCCGTATCCGCGCAGCACTTGTTCGAGGCCGGAAGAAAACCCCATGTACGGCAGCCAAAAACCTTCCGGTACGACGCCGAAAAAGTGCCGGTGCGCCTGAACGCCGGTTTCTATCTGGGCGTTGACGGCCTCGGGCAAATCGGCGTAATGCGGCAAAAACGCGTAAGTCGCGGCGGTCGCCAGCAATTCGACGTTGCCCCGATCGGCGTAATATCTGAAAGCGCTCAGCAAATCGCGTTTATATACTTCGATAAAATCCTGACGGGTTTTACGGACCCGATCAAGGCACCGCTGCGCCTGCTTTTTGCGGCCGGTATCCGACGCGTTCCGGGTCAGTTCCTTTTCTCCGAGCACGATCGACCGGTCGAGCCAGTCCACGTATCGGTTTATAACGGCGGTATCGGAAAGCAGCGAACAGAGCGTCGGCGTAATAACCATTGAAAGCTTGAACGGAACGGCGTCCGTATCGAGCGACTCAAACATATTCAGCAGCGGAATGTACGTTTCGGAAATTGCAAGAAATAACAATTCATTCTCAGGGCGCCCGAACGAATCGCCGTCGGTACGGCGGATATAACCTTGATGGGCAACAAGCGTAATAACAAACGATTTTTTTGGCATAATATTCCCTATAATTATGAAAACGATTGGCGGTGATTCAGATAATGCGTCCGAAGCAGTTCCGGCAGTCCCGACAATTCCAAAATCGGAGAAATGCGGACTTCAGGAACGGGAGCCGAAACTTTTTCGGATACGTGCGGCAGTTCGATTTTCCGCGACGACGCGCACACCCGCAGCGGCATATTCTTGAATTCAGCAATCAAATCGACGCGCGCGATGTGTTCACCGGCGGGAAGCAGCACGTACTGCTCGCGGTCTGTCAGCGAAACCGGAATATCGAACGAATCGGAAGCTTTCGGCGCCTTTTCATCGGGAAAAAACGAAATACGCAAAAACAACGAAGAGAACGCCGCCGATTTTCTTATTGCAATCAATTCGGCTTCCTTAATATCCCAGTATACGAACGCCCACACGGGATTCCGCAGGATAACGGAAATATGCGTTTCGTTATAGGTTGACGGAAGGACGGACGCCGCACGTACGCCGGCTTTGTCCGATTCGTTTTTTAATTCAACGCCGCGGTCGCGGCGCATATCTTCAGCGAACTCAAGCAATTCACCAATTATAAAGCGCCGGCTCAAATTTTCCGGAATATCAATTCCGTATTCGTCTGCCAGCGAAATCAAGTCCGCCGACGGCAGGGTTTCAAGATACGCCCTGTTCAATATACTACATTCCATATCGTGTTTATGATGAAGAAAAATGCGGAAACTGTCAAGGGATCGGCATTCAAAAGAGAACGCAAATCCGTGCCGAGTGCAAACGATTCGATGCGCGCGCGGTTTCTGAATTTCGGCTCATTGCGGAAAGCGGCGGCTTGTATTTGACAGCCGATACCGGTATACTGTAAGTGATAAGAATATGACAGTGCGTTGCCGGCGGCAGCAGACAAAGTCCGGCGTATACCGCCGAACCGCACGGCACGGAACAGTCAGAGGAGAACCGGTTATGGATCACAAAGAAATACTTTCACGGGCGCAAGCCTATATACAAGCGGAACGGGACGAAGGTTTCGCACAGGAAGTCCGGGATTTACTGACCGCCGGAAACACGGCGGAGCTTGAAGACAGATTCTATCAGGATCTGGAATTCGGCACCGGCGGACTGCGCGGCGTTATCGGCGGCGGAACGAACCGGATGAACACGCTCGTCATAAACCGTGCGACGCAGGGGCTTGCGAATTATATTATCAAAACGTTCCCCGAAAAGGCGAAAGCGGGAACCCTTTCCGCCGTCGTCGCCTACGATTCGCGCCGCTATTCGGACGTCTTTGCAGAAGCGACCGCGCTCATTTTTGCCGCGAACGGATTCAAAACGTATCTGTTCACCGGTCTGCGCCCCACTCCCGAACTGTCGTTCGCGATCCGTACGCTCGGCTGCGATACCGGCGTCGTCGTAACGGCGTCCCACAATCCGCCCCAGTACAACGGATATAAGGCCTACTGGAACGACGGCGCGCAGGTAACCGAACCGCACGACGAAGGCATTATAGACGAAGTGAACGCCGTCGCCGCCGTAAAAACGATTTCCAAAGAAGCGGCGCTCGCATCGGGTGCGCTGACGATGATCGACAGCCTGATAGATGAAAAATACTGGGCAATGGTAAAAAGCCAGCTGTTCAGACCGGAACTTATCAAGACCAAAGCAAAAGAAGTAAAGATCGTTTACACGCCCCTGCACGGCACGGGTGCCATGCACGTTGAAAAAGTACTCGGAGACTTGGGACTCACCGTTATTACCGTTCCCGAACAGCGGCTTCCCGACGGACGCTTTCCGACGGTCGAAAAACCGAATCCCGAAGAAGCGCCGGCGCTGAAAATGTCCGTGCAGCTTGCGGAAAAAGAAAAAGCGGACGTCGTCATGGCAACCGATCCCGACGCCGACCGGTTCGGCAGCGCCGTTCCCGGTGCGGACGGAAAATTCGTCCTTATCAGCGGAAATCAGATGGGCGCACTGCTCACCGACTATATACTGCATTCCCGCAGGGAATTGGGCAAAATGCCCGCCCGCCCGGCGGTCATCCGCTCCATCGTAACTTCACCGTTTGCCGACAAAATATGCGCCGATTACGGCGTTCGCCTGGAAGAGTGTCTGACCGGCTTCAAATGGATCGCGTCGGTTATGGCCGATTTTGAAACGACCGGCCGCGCCGAGTACGTGTTCG
This sequence is a window from Treponema brennaborense DSM 12168. Protein-coding genes within it:
- a CDS encoding translocation/assembly module TamB domain-containing protein, with the protein product MKSQIVKISISSVLFIALLFTALILVRPLCVAFERQLTDYRTTALRLLEEKTGLRLSYASISPSILSAFKIKGVAFYDAETGVPVLEIDRAVLSYKIGALLRGRFDTAFTKLTVNGIALEYDAMINYRIIEKLLALVSSRTETETQQSPVVSGAFNLSIPFDIEVKNISLHYSDASVDARVVFKSADIKSMQQGSLLSVSVNAKASAVLSAALLAKLPAKVASALGPVSASFQFDAAVTPDLDGSSAKIKVLSLNSGSYSLARTGLFAEYKDGSVKLASMQNALPFFVNMEITPDTGDFAVRVETDNFDPFTWIGVKSAPPIVNRIRGSLISGLYEFSYSGDSRSFQYRAAGHTRLSARLVPGDMTVAYEVSGDKTDVALRSVRVTSRSAEFSMEGSFHIPTLQPSGTAFLDHYVLPNGGTVSAELYIDPLERGFMCFVPQLYLDDRSFTALQLTVIPDPKTKSADFSFEVSDYSHADFEAPGVLTLDGSFIGGETPYVQSRISISNFFLDTAITAGAFFMNRQTQDSLRSAAAFLSPYVLTNEFYVATDFSTVTYNVPYSIIANTVRDQEFLVFSVTGNESSVHVSKFDLLYAGQSVQASFDADIADDFYDMFFTADLAVNSIPYSLSGSFVPGSWIGVTGDYGLDAAFTFGSSVQNRGVSGSLKMDNLPLALGKSVLSVSLDTAINFPYMDSFTVDVNRFELTEATNRLGFAPHVSLSGQINRFGFMLNSLGYSDTVSLLEGSGGIMWNLSESGLDSASLDIALSNPLSSEAYSVNATLSNPEHKPFSAASVLSDFYFSSQISVSSFPMARVRKLQSAADVCSGTIVAMGSLENPFVSVQVDTSSVSVGGVPVVFSGGARLDDGTFFIDSANVSYGRHHVSDIAADFDVASFAGSLTARYDGALATVYTVAAPFKITLSGGDSAEKSAGILSALNAGVPDVFAVELEAELGGSVFETPETVKLSLLRSPGRFDIYSSGDLGINGSLSDGGAVLLTLDGRFPLHGTVSGTIRETNLDVDLRNMSADLASFRNLVSFPFITLYGGALSGNAHVGGFVADPEFSGVFRVKNMDLNCPDFVTEHITAADVRIAIVDNELRIDNTAFKVKNGSVVLDLSLVLDRWRLDHLSLGIKTPQNVMIPANISAPPVNVVGMSTCDLSIYVTLDSATVSGSFFADNVEVAISTDTLASKSGAEPSTFDVNLDFNVTTGQRVQIVFSPLLRGLVEPNTDLLFQYDSAASDFVFKGDVVLRGGEILYLSRNFYLREGRIVFNEMNGSFDPRLTVRAEIRERDAEGEPVRIILSAENQRLSEFNPTYSSSPPKSELELMSMLGQAFTGDIRSGWDALLTGVDYGFQIFALSKVENALRDLLNFDIFSIRTMGVQKILKQWLNVGSDGKVQTIGNLFDNTTVYIGKYFGSSIYADALLHFTYDESRTSGGNTTSGLVFQPEIGLEMDSPFATIRWSIAPEIGTTQHLWVPATSISLSWKFVF
- the tmk gene encoding dTMP kinase, which gives rise to MVLHNFIVFEGIDGSGTSTQIALLKNKLPNPGTLFTAEPTSLATGRFLRTLLRGDERLTPGTMAYLFAADRYEHVHAQDGILQTCADGGIVVSDRYFFSSLAYQSAECGRELPAKLNESFPLPEYLFYFDIEPSVSLNRITGRSVTEIYEKREFLEKTAAEYERIIGEYEKTAVGTGMKITRLDASESVAEVSENIWSILRNMPILNT
- the bamA gene encoding outer membrane protein assembly factor BamA, yielding MRNNRRSRIALLGFIVSVLISAGLSAQTTDAWYYNKKIRSIDFEGLTHVTNLELSGVTTPFIGKGFTDALYGDLLNKVYALDLFEDISPVALPGDAKGDTVVIKFTVTERPFISKISFSGNKQVRSSELKEAVSVKEKDIYVSSKVLLDERAVRDVYLKKGYTNIRVSSEANETDSGVEIVFNVNEGRSTVVKSISFMGNQVVAAKTLKGLLGMKEAGLFNKGAFQESQLEIDKNAILTYYNNRGYADAAILDVVRTTTYNEENNSDELDIRFVIQEGTQYTFGGVTFTGNVIFSSETLRALVKLQDGAVFNQTKFQEGMYAVTDLYYENGYTSNYFNPEMSKDADAKQISVRFVIIERPRSHIENIIIKGNTKTKEHVIRRELPIETGDIFSKAKVTSGLRNLFNLQFFSAIVPDIVSGSEENLVDLILNVEEQSTTAIEFGVTFSGVADPNAFPVSLFFNWKDSNVFGTGKAISASTVISTDNQSLSLSYSDSWFLGMPVSVGVSAEVAHSSLSALRKMFLPDGTQDDTSYYMNYEKVSMSLSASLGRRWVPDFAIFSLSGGIVGQVLQNFYDANVYIPVDSTLASYHGKWGIQNSVWASASVDMRDVSFDPSSGWFASERVAWTGFFPQIESEFFFRSDTKAEGYLTLLNVPVSETWNLKFVLAGLSTLSFIEQLPGSELSSTNKLYIDGMFTGRGWSSIYNTNRTKALWSNTVELRMPVAPGIFSLDFFFDAAALKEDAADMFTSLKLDDFYFSFGPGFRFSLQQFPLRLLLANTFQIKNGSVEWRNGTGPEWQFVLSFNLTNR